The following coding sequences are from one Xiphophorus couchianus chromosome 22, X_couchianus-1.0, whole genome shotgun sequence window:
- the nkx6.2 gene encoding homeobox protein Nkx-6.2 translates to MLAVGQMDANRQSAFVLGSTPLAALHNMTEMKTSLFPYALQQSPAGFKAPSLSNLSSHISGGTPHGISDILGRPITTAGQLLSGFPRINGLAATTAAGMYFSPAVSRYPKPLAELPGRAPIFWPGVMQGAPWRDPRVPCPTQANLMVDKDGKKKHSRPTFSGQQIFALEKTFEQTKYLAGPERARLAYSLGMTESQVKVWFQNRRTKWRKRHAAEMASAKKKHDSETEKMKESSDNEEDDEYNKPLDPNSDDEKITRLLKKHKATTNLALISPCSNSSDTL, encoded by the exons ATGTTAGCGGTCGGGCAGATGGACGCTAACCGGCAGAGTGCGTTCGTTCTGGGCAGCACCCCGCTGGCGGCGCTGCACAACATGACCGAGATGAAGACGTCGCTGTTCCCGTACGCGCTGCAGCAGAGCCCGGCGGGCTTCAAGGCGCCCTCGCTGTCCAACCTCAGCTCACACATCTCCGGGGGAACCCCGCATGGAATAAGCGACATTCTGGGGAGACCCATCACCACCGCCGGGCAGCTGCTGTCCGGCTTCCCGCGGATAAACGGGCTGGCGGCGACCACAGCGGCCGGGATGTACTTCAGCCCCGCGGTGTCCCGGTACCCGAAGCCGCTGGCCGAGCTGCCCGGCAGGGCGCCCATCTTCTGGCCCGGGGTGATGCAGGGGGCCCCGTGGAGGGACCCGCGGGTTCCGTGTCCAA CTCAGGCTAACCTCATGGTGGACAAAGACGGCAAGAAGAAACACTCCAGGCCGACGTTTTCCGGACAGCAGATTTTTGCTCTGGAGAAAACCTTCGAGCAGACCAAATACCTGGCTGGACCCGAGCGAGCCCGGCTGGCCTACTCCCTAGGAATGACCGAGAGTCAAGTAAAG GTTTGGTTCCAGAACCGGAGGACCAAGTGGAGGAAGAGGCACGCCGCGGAGATGGCCTCAGCCAAGAAGAAGCACGACTCTGAGACGGAGAAGATGAAGGAGAGCTCGGACAACGAGGAAGACGACGAGTACAACAAGCCGCTGGACCCCAACTCCGACGACGAGAAAATCACGAGACTGTTGAAGAAGCACAAGGCCACCACCAACCTGGCGCTGATCAGCCCCTGCAGTAACAGCTCGGACACCTTGTGA